A window of Limisphaerales bacterium contains these coding sequences:
- a CDS encoding DUF1501 domain-containing protein — protein sequence MITFNGTSSGITCDGQSRRNFLQVGSLGIAGLTLPNLLRAKEAGAALNNKSVIWVWLGGGPTHVETFDPKMDAPSEYRSTTGECKTTIPGVSIGGTYPKLAQQMKNMAIVRSFAHGNSSHGSGTTWVMTGYNDRTKMRPSMGSIIAKAKGTAHPVTGLPSFVRIGGIGSDGPGWLGTRYQALSPSGQARKNMELAVDASRFESRHALLDSIDVINRKVDRTGQMEGLDGFEQQAFELVLGSAKDAFDIKKEDPKVRARYGKGLGEQLLLARRLTAAGSRFVNIQYGGWDMHGKIQNAMKSRSPQMDQGLSALIEDLKGSGQLDNTLLVVTGEFGRTPRVNKNAGRDHWGRLCTLMLAGGGLNMGQVIGKSSPKLEDPAERHITPQDMLATVIQMFGLDPKLQFLNHQGRPTYVVENGRPIKELF from the coding sequence ATGATCACGTTCAACGGAACCTCATCCGGAATCACTTGCGACGGACAGTCGCGCCGTAACTTTTTACAGGTCGGCTCACTTGGAATTGCCGGCCTCACGCTCCCGAACCTTTTGCGCGCCAAAGAAGCGGGCGCCGCGTTGAACAACAAATCCGTCATTTGGGTTTGGCTCGGCGGCGGGCCGACCCACGTGGAAACCTTTGATCCCAAAATGGATGCGCCGAGCGAGTACCGCAGCACCACCGGCGAATGCAAAACCACCATCCCCGGCGTCAGCATTGGCGGCACCTACCCGAAGCTCGCCCAGCAAATGAAAAACATGGCCATCGTGCGCTCCTTCGCCCACGGCAACAGCAGTCACGGCTCTGGGACCACGTGGGTGATGACCGGCTACAATGACCGCACCAAAATGCGCCCCTCGATGGGCTCCATCATCGCCAAGGCCAAGGGCACCGCGCATCCCGTGACCGGGCTGCCCTCTTTCGTACGCATCGGCGGCATCGGCAGCGATGGCCCTGGCTGGCTGGGCACGCGTTATCAGGCGCTCAGCCCCAGCGGACAGGCGCGCAAGAATATGGAACTCGCCGTCGACGCCAGTCGTTTCGAGAGCCGCCACGCGCTGCTCGACAGCATCGACGTCATCAACCGCAAGGTTGACCGTACTGGCCAAATGGAAGGCCTCGACGGTTTTGAGCAACAGGCATTTGAGCTTGTGCTTGGCAGCGCCAAGGACGCGTTTGATATTAAAAAGGAAGACCCGAAAGTCCGCGCGCGCTACGGCAAGGGATTGGGCGAACAACTCCTGCTCGCCCGCCGCCTCACTGCCGCCGGCAGCCGGTTCGTCAACATTCAATACGGCGGCTGGGATATGCACGGCAAAATTCAGAACGCGATGAAGAGCCGCTCACCACAAATGGATCAGGGCCTCTCCGCGCTCATTGAGGATCTCAAAGGCAGCGGCCAGCTCGACAACACGCTGCTCGTTGTCACCGGCGAATTCGGCCGCACCCCGCGCGTCAACAAAAACGCCGGCCGCGATCACTGGGGCCGGCTCTGCACCTTGATGCTCGCCGGCGGTGGGCTGAATATGGGCCAGGTCATCGGCAAATCTTCCCCCAAACTGGAGGATCCCGCCGAGCGCCATATCA
- a CDS encoding DUF1501 domain-containing protein — protein sequence MIKILGDEYRFCDGVSRRSFLQIGGLTLGGLSLPQILQAEQNQGIKRGHKAIINIFLPGGPSHQDMWDLKPNAPKEIRGELNEISTNVPGIRIGELFPRMAKMMDKFTVIRSMVGAEGGHDAWQCQTGRGRKANQPAGGWPSMGAVLSKLHGTVKPGVPSFVGLAPNTGHKPWGDPGTPGFLGPAHSPFLPNKAGNAREDMNLNGLTLDRLGNRKTLLDSFDTLRRDVDNTRAIEGLDAFNQQALSMLTSSRLGEALNLEKEDSKVRDRYGRGTTKKAADGSHKLLDDFLMARRLVEAGARCVTLAFSRWDWHSGNFNRARQDMPMLDQGLTALVEDLHQRGMDRDVSVVVWGEFGRTPKVNTKAGRDHWPKLSTAVLACGQMNHGQVIGASDKHAGEAVDRPVRFGDVFATLYASMGINVETTTVPDLSGRPRYLVDHGRKPLKELIS from the coding sequence ATGATCAAAATACTTGGAGACGAATATCGGTTCTGCGATGGGGTTTCGCGGCGCAGTTTTTTGCAAATAGGCGGCCTCACTTTGGGCGGCCTTTCGTTGCCGCAAATTCTTCAGGCGGAGCAAAATCAAGGCATCAAGCGCGGGCACAAAGCCATCATAAACATCTTCCTGCCCGGCGGCCCGTCGCACCAGGACATGTGGGATTTGAAACCCAACGCGCCTAAGGAGATTCGCGGCGAGCTGAATGAAATTTCTACAAATGTCCCCGGTATTCGTATCGGCGAACTCTTCCCGCGCATGGCGAAGATGATGGATAAGTTTACCGTCATTCGTTCGATGGTCGGCGCGGAAGGTGGGCACGATGCGTGGCAATGCCAAACCGGTCGCGGTCGGAAGGCTAACCAACCTGCAGGCGGTTGGCCGAGCATGGGCGCGGTGCTTTCGAAATTACACGGCACGGTGAAGCCGGGCGTGCCGTCCTTCGTCGGCCTCGCGCCGAACACCGGCCACAAGCCATGGGGCGATCCGGGCACCCCGGGGTTCCTCGGCCCGGCGCATAGTCCGTTCCTGCCCAACAAGGCGGGTAACGCGCGTGAGGACATGAATCTGAACGGGTTAACCCTCGACCGCCTTGGGAACCGCAAGACGTTGCTCGATAGTTTTGATACACTCCGCCGTGACGTGGACAACACCCGCGCCATCGAAGGCCTCGACGCTTTTAATCAACAAGCACTCTCGATGCTCACCAGCAGTCGGCTGGGCGAGGCGCTGAATCTCGAGAAGGAAGATTCAAAAGTGCGCGACCGTTACGGGCGCGGCACAACCAAGAAAGCCGCCGACGGTTCGCACAAACTGCTCGATGATTTTCTGATGGCCCGTCGCCTCGTGGAGGCCGGCGCGCGTTGTGTGACCCTCGCCTTCAGCCGGTGGGATTGGCACAGCGGAAATTTCAATCGCGCGCGGCAGGATATGCCGATGTTGGATCAGGGCCTCACCGCGTTGGTCGAGGATTTGCATCAACGCGGTATGGACAGAGACGTCAGCGTGGTTGTGTGGGGCGAATTCGGACGCACGCCAAAGGTCAACACCAAAGCCGGCCGTGATCACTGGCCGAAGCTGTCCACCGCTGTGCTCGCCTGCGGCCAAATGAATCACGGCCAGGTCATCGGCGCCAGCGACAAGCACGCCGGCGAGGCCGTCGATCGGCCGGTACGGTTCGGCGATGTGTTCGCCACGCTATACGCTTCGATGGGCATCAACGTCGAGACCACCACCGTGCCCGATCTCTCCGGTCGCCCGCGGTACTTGGTGGATCACGGCCGCAAGCCGTTGAAGGAATTAATTAGTTAA
- a CDS encoding adenylate/guanylate cyclase domain-containing protein produces the protein MFRLGFRIKLLLAMLTVVALCTAVMLHVSLRRVEAAHDQLFRDRVNEQLTYLPREQGARLGVVRQKAIDFAARPQVQTALEGRETTRLYQLARHQLQRMLAEEFRKLAEEMETEENTAARLAMSRQMRGAINQFAAQLDDPLRGQRKSFAPSPLRSALEKQPSIIAEIYDRAVAETRRGIADQLRGISAGIQRAGNLPPTARPREATSNAANTEVPPGLRHTIGIDGRERAQAITASFLVFLGEQGELLLPEARFGGFFDNANRRQFRERLEEFVPDLVALDKQSVGYLALEEDGEGGLIELVCTPVLQADGRRKVGTLVLGFPLNTRGEQTLSDISDLMTGMWVDGHLHSRAIPDEATGPLATWLRRNVRGEQPENRIDLVNLNGIPYRVFYSPMKNDAGTTGGLPTAYKIGLYSWSAPLAMRAELRDQILLLGGLMGLATMALSWLISLGLFKPLRRLYKATMRLRQGDYDVRIPVRNNDEFGKLSHAFNETAQELSLKNKYRDLLEKVADKEVADRLLEGNVALGGETHGMTVLFCDIRKYTELTQHMQPEEVVSLLNEHMTAMTWVIHEHSGMVDKFVGDMIMAVFGATGKDSTAPERAVACARHMLQERKVLNMLRGNEIEVGIGIATGEMLAGFMGSEDRLNFTVIGQGANLASRLCTVASPMDILVDEATCEAAREGRTAEPLPPMEIKGFSDLQAVYRLSPEPTSKNESVEAPVSTS, from the coding sequence ATGTTTCGACTAGGATTTAGAATTAAGCTGCTGCTGGCGATGTTGACGGTGGTGGCGCTGTGCACCGCAGTGATGCTGCACGTGTCGCTGCGGCGCGTGGAGGCGGCGCATGACCAGCTTTTTCGCGATCGCGTGAACGAACAGCTCACGTATTTACCGCGGGAACAGGGGGCGCGGCTGGGCGTGGTCCGCCAAAAAGCAATCGATTTCGCTGCCCGCCCGCAGGTGCAAACCGCGCTGGAAGGCCGCGAAACCACACGCCTCTATCAGCTCGCCCGTCATCAGCTACAGCGGATGTTGGCCGAGGAATTTCGCAAACTGGCCGAGGAAATGGAGACGGAAGAAAATACCGCCGCCCGCCTCGCCATGAGCCGTCAAATGCGCGGCGCCATCAACCAGTTCGCCGCTCAACTTGATGACCCCCTTCGTGGCCAGCGCAAGTCCTTCGCGCCCTCACCCTTGCGCTCTGCATTAGAAAAACAGCCGAGCATCATCGCGGAGATTTATGATCGCGCTGTGGCCGAAACCCGGCGCGGCATTGCGGATCAATTACGCGGCATTTCCGCCGGCATCCAACGCGCCGGCAATTTACCCCCCACTGCCCGCCCGCGGGAGGCAACCTCCAATGCCGCCAACACCGAAGTGCCGCCCGGTCTCCGCCACACCATAGGCATTGATGGCCGCGAGCGGGCGCAAGCCATTACCGCTTCATTCCTCGTTTTCCTCGGTGAACAGGGCGAATTACTCCTGCCCGAGGCGCGGTTTGGAGGGTTTTTCGACAACGCAAACCGTCGCCAATTTCGCGAACGTCTTGAGGAGTTTGTGCCCGATTTAGTCGCGCTCGATAAACAGAGCGTCGGCTATCTCGCGCTGGAGGAGGACGGCGAAGGCGGCCTCATCGAGCTGGTGTGCACACCCGTCCTGCAAGCGGACGGCAGACGCAAAGTGGGCACCTTGGTGCTCGGCTTTCCGCTCAACACCCGCGGCGAACAAACGCTCAGCGACATCAGCGACCTCATGACCGGTATGTGGGTGGACGGACATCTGCACTCCCGTGCCATTCCCGACGAAGCCACCGGGCCCCTCGCCACTTGGCTGCGGCGTAACGTGCGCGGCGAGCAACCGGAAAACCGCATCGACCTCGTCAACCTCAACGGCATTCCATACCGCGTTTTTTATTCGCCTATGAAAAATGACGCCGGCACCACCGGCGGGTTGCCCACCGCCTATAAAATCGGCCTCTATTCCTGGTCCGCACCACTCGCGATGCGCGCGGAATTGCGCGATCAAATTCTGCTGCTCGGCGGCCTCATGGGCCTGGCCACCATGGCCTTGAGCTGGCTCATTTCACTCGGCCTCTTCAAGCCCCTGCGCCGCCTTTACAAAGCCACCATGCGCCTGCGCCAGGGCGATTATGACGTGCGGATTCCTGTGAGAAATAACGATGAATTTGGCAAATTATCCCACGCATTCAACGAAACAGCGCAAGAGTTATCGTTAAAGAATAAATATCGGGATTTGTTGGAAAAGGTGGCGGACAAGGAAGTGGCCGATCGGTTGCTGGAGGGCAATGTGGCGCTTGGCGGTGAAACGCACGGGATGACGGTGCTCTTTTGTGATATTCGGAAATACACTGAGCTGACCCAGCATATGCAACCCGAGGAAGTTGTTTCGCTGCTCAATGAGCATATGACTGCGATGACGTGGGTCATCCACGAGCACAGCGGTATGGTGGACAAATTTGTGGGTGATATGATTATGGCCGTTTTCGGCGCCACAGGCAAAGACTCCACCGCGCCTGAGCGCGCCGTGGCGTGTGCGCGGCACATGTTGCAGGAGCGCAAAGTGCTGAATATGCTGCGCGGTAACGAGATTGAGGTGGGTATCGGCATCGCCACGGGCGAAATGCTCGCGGGCTTTATGGGCTCGGAGGATCGGCTAAACTTCACAGTCATCGGCCAAGGCGCCAATCTCGCCAGCCGACTTTGCACGGTGGCCAGTCCGATGGATATTTTGGTCGATGAAGCCACCTGCGAAGCCGCCCGCGAAGGGCGCACTGCAGAGCCCTTGCCGCCCATGGAAATCAAAGGCTTCAGCGACCTCCAAGCCGTGTATCGCCTAAGCCCCGAACCGACCTCAAAAAATGAATCGGTGGAGGCGCCGGTTTCCACTTCGTAA